One genomic segment of Streptomyces sp. RKND-216 includes these proteins:
- a CDS encoding Lrp/AsnC family transcriptional regulator, whose protein sequence is MDTSDHPPGPTAGPLNAHDEALIHALQMAPRASWSLLGKVLGADPVTVARRWERLRGTGRAWITAYPGLFLRKSLEVALVEVDCRAGRVEAVADALAREPQIVTVEHMAGGRDLLVTVFAPGLTGMSRLILDRMSRLPGVVGTRAQLATQVFGDGSRWRLRALTEQQQSRLRVAAPAPGPAPGPGPAVGRTTLRPDAVTRALIPAVAADGRRSASELAAVAGVSAATVRRRLHQLIEARDLVLRCEVARELTEWPVSATLWARVPADRVAATARGLLSMAEVRLCASVTGPQNLLFTVWLRSVADVQRLEAQLAEHLPELTLVDRAIALRQTKLMGRLISPAGRAVDVVPLDIWAPG, encoded by the coding sequence ATGGACACCTCCGATCACCCTCCCGGGCCGACGGCCGGCCCTCTCAACGCCCACGACGAAGCGCTGATCCACGCGCTCCAGATGGCCCCCCGCGCCTCCTGGAGCCTGCTCGGCAAGGTCCTCGGAGCGGATCCCGTGACCGTGGCCCGCCGGTGGGAGCGGCTGCGCGGCACCGGGCGCGCCTGGATCACCGCATACCCCGGGCTCTTCCTGCGCAAGAGCCTCGAAGTGGCGCTGGTGGAGGTCGACTGCCGGGCCGGGCGTGTCGAGGCCGTCGCCGACGCCCTCGCGCGGGAACCCCAGATCGTCACGGTCGAGCACATGGCGGGCGGCCGGGACCTGCTGGTCACCGTCTTCGCCCCCGGGCTCACCGGCATGTCACGGCTCATCCTGGACCGGATGTCCCGGCTGCCGGGAGTCGTCGGGACCCGTGCCCAGCTGGCCACCCAGGTGTTCGGCGACGGCAGCCGATGGCGGCTGCGGGCCCTCACCGAGCAGCAGCAGAGCCGCCTCCGGGTCGCCGCGCCCGCGCCCGGCCCCGCCCCCGGTCCGGGCCCCGCAGTGGGCCGTACGACCCTGCGCCCGGACGCGGTGACCCGTGCGCTGATTCCCGCCGTCGCCGCCGACGGACGCCGCTCCGCGTCGGAGCTGGCCGCAGTGGCGGGCGTGAGCGCGGCGACGGTGCGGCGCAGGCTCCACCAGCTGATCGAGGCCCGCGACCTCGTACTGCGCTGCGAGGTCGCTCGCGAGCTCACCGAGTGGCCGGTGTCGGCCACCCTGTGGGCGAGGGTCCCGGCCGACCGGGTTGCCGCGACGGCACGCGGCCTGCTGTCCATGGCGGAGGTCCGCCTCTGCGCCTCCGTCACCGGACCGCAGAACCTCCTCTTCACCGTCTGGCTGCGTTCCGTGGCCGACGTGCAGCGCCTGGAGGCACAGCTCGCCGAGCACCTGCCGGAACTGACCCTGGTGGACCGTGCCATCGCGCTCCGGCAGACCAAGCTGATGGGCCGCCTGATCAGCCCCGCCGGCCGCGCGGTGGACGTCGTCCCCCTGGACATCTGGGCCCCCGGCTGA
- a CDS encoding ANTAR domain-containing protein, protein MSTIDPADREVTSPARVPADGEAECGLTVAELEAEIDRLRTEVTQLRHAMASRSVIDQARGMVMVMARCPPQVAWEVLVEVSQHTNTKLRDVAMALVATAQGRTRLPQPLGAELAAALRRRR, encoded by the coding sequence ATGAGCACGATCGACCCCGCCGACCGCGAGGTGACCTCACCGGCGCGGGTGCCGGCCGACGGCGAGGCCGAATGCGGCCTCACCGTGGCCGAGTTGGAGGCGGAGATCGACCGGCTGCGCACCGAGGTGACGCAGTTGCGGCACGCGATGGCGAGCCGCAGCGTCATCGACCAGGCACGAGGCATGGTGATGGTGATGGCCCGCTGCCCTCCACAAGTCGCCTGGGAGGTCCTGGTGGAGGTCTCGCAGCACACCAACACCAAATTGCGCGACGTCGCCATGGCGCTGGTCGCCACCGCACAGGGCCGCACCAGGCTGCCCCAGCCGCTCGGCGCGGAACTCGCCGCCGCGCTGCGCCGCCGGAGGTGA
- a CDS encoding thioesterase family protein — translation MTFSVPVTVRGYELDTQGHLNQAVYLQYAEHARWELLRAAGLPQDKLLADGVGPVALETTLKFRRELCGGDDVRVTCGFEFTRSRTFRIRQEILTVDGAVAAEVTALAGILDLATRKLVPDPAERLRSLADQADLLG, via the coding sequence ATGACGTTCTCCGTGCCGGTCACCGTGCGTGGCTACGAACTCGACACCCAGGGGCACCTCAACCAGGCCGTCTACCTCCAGTACGCCGAGCACGCACGGTGGGAACTGCTGCGGGCGGCCGGGCTGCCGCAGGACAAGCTCCTGGCGGACGGGGTCGGGCCGGTGGCGCTGGAGACCACGCTGAAGTTCCGGCGTGAGCTCTGCGGCGGCGACGACGTGCGGGTCACCTGCGGGTTCGAGTTCACCCGGAGCCGGACGTTCCGCATCCGGCAGGAGATCCTGACCGTGGACGGCGCCGTGGCCGCGGAGGTGACGGCCCTCGCCGGCATCCTCGACCTCGCCACGCGCAAGCTCGTCCCCGACCCGGCCGAACGGCTGCGGTCGCTGGCCGACCAGGCCGACCTGCTGGGCTGA
- a CDS encoding CHRD domain-containing protein, translated as MRVVSLAAAAALGASVLLTTVAAPAGADAMGGGKHKVTGWAHLDGEQEVPGPGDGNGEGRFRYKIENGTFCYKLSVRRVATPTAAHIHFGPRGEAGPIAVTLKTPPRNGAVSDCIRARSWQNPNNAARVLTFWELEGIKKDPFFFYVNVHNDRFPAGAVRGQLMKSHR; from the coding sequence TGGGCGCCTCGGTCCTGCTCACCACCGTGGCCGCGCCGGCCGGCGCCGACGCGATGGGCGGCGGCAAGCACAAGGTCACCGGCTGGGCCCACCTCGACGGCGAGCAGGAGGTGCCCGGCCCCGGCGACGGGAACGGCGAAGGCCGCTTCCGCTACAAGATCGAGAACGGCACCTTCTGCTACAAGCTGAGCGTCCGCCGTGTCGCCACCCCGACCGCCGCCCACATCCACTTCGGCCCCCGCGGCGAGGCCGGTCCGATCGCCGTCACCCTCAAGACCCCGCCGCGCAACGGCGCCGTCTCGGACTGCATCCGCGCCCGCAGCTGGCAGAACCCGAACAACGCCGCCCGCGTCCTGACCTTCTGGGAGCTTGAGGGCATCAAGAAGGACCCGTTCTTCTTCTACGTCAACGTCCACAACGACCGCTTCCCGGCCGGTGCCGTGCGCGGGCAGCTCATGAAGAGCCACCGCTGA
- a CDS encoding aldo/keto reductase: protein MTTRPRAGNGLVYGCMGLGGSWQPEPYGPVDVDAAEAAVAAALDSGITTFDHADIYRHGKAEAVFGEVLARSPGLRERLTLQTKCGIRLPDGDRPGHYDLRGASVVRRVEESLTRLRTDVVDVLLLHRPDPLADPDDVAEALTSLHRQGLVRRFGVSNMSGPQIAHLQASLPFPLEVNQLEMSLHHRDWLESGVVVNTAEAAGNGFPHGTLEHCRAHGVALQAWGSLAQGRYTGRPVTPEDRQTAALVRRLAQDKGTTPETVLLWWLQRHPAAVVPVVGSTRPERIRACRDAALGAPRLDHQEWYDLWLAARGAPLP from the coding sequence GTGACCACTCGACCCCGCGCAGGCAACGGACTCGTCTACGGATGCATGGGTCTCGGCGGCAGCTGGCAGCCGGAACCGTACGGTCCGGTCGACGTCGACGCCGCGGAGGCGGCGGTCGCGGCCGCGCTCGACAGCGGCATCACGACCTTCGACCACGCCGACATCTACCGGCACGGCAAGGCGGAGGCCGTCTTCGGCGAGGTCCTCGCCCGCAGCCCCGGCCTGCGCGAACGCCTCACCCTGCAGACCAAGTGCGGCATCCGTCTCCCCGACGGCGACCGTCCGGGCCACTACGACCTGCGGGGCGCGTCCGTCGTGCGTCGCGTCGAGGAGAGCCTGACCCGGCTGCGCACCGACGTCGTCGACGTCCTGCTGCTGCACCGACCCGACCCGCTCGCCGACCCCGACGACGTCGCGGAGGCGCTCACCTCGCTGCACCGGCAGGGGCTGGTGCGCCGCTTCGGCGTCTCGAACATGAGCGGCCCGCAGATCGCCCACCTCCAGGCGTCGCTGCCCTTCCCGCTGGAGGTGAACCAGCTGGAGATGAGCCTGCACCACCGGGACTGGCTGGAGTCCGGCGTCGTGGTCAACACCGCAGAGGCCGCCGGCAACGGCTTCCCGCACGGGACCCTTGAGCACTGCCGGGCCCACGGGGTCGCGCTGCAGGCCTGGGGTTCCCTCGCCCAGGGCCGGTACACCGGCCGCCCGGTCACCCCGGAGGACCGGCAGACCGCCGCGCTCGTCCGGCGGCTGGCCCAGGACAAGGGCACCACGCCCGAGACGGTGCTGCTGTGGTGGCTGCAACGCCACCCCGCGGCCGTCGTCCCGGTCGTTGGCTCCACCCGCCCGGAGCGCATCCGTGCCTGCCGTGACGCGGCGTTGGGCGCGCCCCGCCTCGACCACCAGGAGTGGTACGACCTGTGGCTCGCCGCCCGCGGCGCCCCTCTGCCCTGA
- a CDS encoding M20 family metallopeptidase, whose amino-acid sequence MNLREDAAAVQDDLVRLRRALHQHPETGLDLPRTQEKVLAEIDGLGLEVTTGRRLSSVTAVLRGARPGPTVLLRGDMDALPVEERTGLDYASRTGTTMHACGHDLHTAMLAGAARLLASHRDRLAGDVVFMFQPGEEGFDGARLMVEDGVLDASGTRPVAAYAVHVLSAGHASGRFFTRGGPAMAASNVLTVTVRGAGGHGSMPHRAADPVPAACEMVTALQTWISRTFDVFDPVVLTVGSFHAGTKQNVIPESATFEATVRSFSPATQARLKDGTVELCRGIAAGHGLRVDAEFTELYPVTVNDAREAAFVERTVAELHGEERFEPMAHPLAGAEDFSRVLDEVPGAMTMLGAPPAGADPESSANNHSPHAAFDDAVLADGAALYARLALDRTAAGV is encoded by the coding sequence ATGAATCTGCGCGAGGACGCCGCCGCCGTCCAGGACGACCTGGTCCGGCTGCGGCGCGCCCTGCACCAGCACCCGGAGACCGGACTCGACCTCCCGCGCACCCAGGAGAAGGTGCTCGCCGAGATCGACGGGCTGGGCCTGGAGGTCACGACGGGACGGCGCCTCAGTTCCGTCACGGCGGTGCTGCGCGGGGCGCGGCCGGGGCCCACCGTGCTGCTGCGCGGGGACATGGACGCCCTGCCGGTCGAGGAGCGCACCGGACTGGACTACGCCTCCCGGACCGGGACCACGATGCACGCCTGCGGCCACGACCTGCACACGGCGATGCTGGCCGGGGCCGCGCGTCTGCTGGCCTCGCACCGGGACCGGCTGGCGGGCGACGTCGTCTTCATGTTCCAGCCGGGCGAGGAGGGGTTCGACGGGGCGCGGCTGATGGTCGAGGACGGTGTCCTGGACGCCTCGGGGACGCGCCCGGTCGCCGCCTACGCGGTGCACGTGCTGTCGGCGGGGCACGCCTCCGGCCGGTTCTTCACCCGCGGGGGGCCGGCGATGGCTGCGTCGAACGTGCTCACCGTGACCGTCCGGGGCGCGGGCGGGCACGGTTCGATGCCGCACCGCGCCGCCGACCCCGTGCCGGCGGCGTGCGAGATGGTGACCGCGCTGCAGACCTGGATCAGCCGCACCTTCGACGTCTTCGACCCGGTCGTGCTCACCGTCGGCAGCTTCCACGCGGGCACCAAGCAGAACGTGATTCCGGAATCCGCCACCTTCGAGGCGACGGTCCGCTCGTTCTCCCCCGCCACGCAGGCCCGGCTGAAGGACGGCACGGTCGAGCTGTGCCGAGGCATCGCCGCGGGTCACGGGCTGCGGGTGGACGCGGAGTTCACCGAGCTCTACCCCGTGACCGTCAACGACGCGCGGGAGGCGGCGTTCGTCGAGCGGACCGTCGCCGAGCTGCACGGCGAGGAGCGTTTCGAGCCGATGGCGCACCCGCTGGCCGGGGCCGAGGACTTCTCGCGGGTCCTGGACGAGGTGCCGGGGGCGATGACGATGCTCGGTGCCCCGCCCGCAGGGGCCGACCCGGAGTCCTCCGCGAACAACCACTCGCCGCACGCCGCGTTCGACGACGCGGTGCTGGCGGACGGTGCGGCGCTCTACGCGCGGCTGGCCCTGGACCGTACGGCCGCGGGAGTCTGA
- a CDS encoding MFS transporter codes for MAETGSVSAQATAAPPATKDSRTGGGNGRRELLAATVGGVVESFDWTIYAVLAPYFASEMFPGDDPVAKLLGAYLGFAVGFVVRPFGSYVIGRISDRRGRRFGLMLSMILISCASFLLAALPTAAQIGVMAPLLLVAIRLVQGLSMGGENPSVAAYVTETAPKRLRFLYSGISYSGIILGNILCFGVLTVMLAVLGEDGVADGGWRIGFVVAGLMGLLSLWVRRTAQESEEFTAGTTDAPSAVAAAERRALFRTSARNMTAVFLTTLGITVSYYFGTTYLPQYAERLGLSSGAEGTAAMLVPLTLLIVAMAASGILADRVGSTRTVRTGLGLLAFCTVPVFQAMEAEVLPVWVATVLHLLCLAAPLALFNVFFARLFPVQIRVVAMGLPFTAAVGLFGGTFPMVAEALAGAGHIAMVPWLAAAACAVSFAATFLIRRPAHA; via the coding sequence ATGGCCGAAACCGGCTCGGTGTCCGCACAGGCGACAGCCGCACCGCCCGCGACGAAGGACTCGAGAACGGGGGGCGGGAACGGGCGGCGGGAGCTGCTGGCCGCCACCGTCGGCGGCGTCGTGGAGTCGTTCGACTGGACGATCTACGCCGTCCTCGCCCCGTACTTCGCCTCGGAGATGTTCCCCGGCGACGATCCGGTGGCCAAGCTGCTCGGCGCCTACCTGGGTTTCGCGGTCGGGTTCGTGGTGCGGCCCTTCGGGTCCTACGTCATCGGCCGGATCAGCGACCGGCGGGGGCGCCGCTTCGGTCTGATGCTGTCGATGATCCTCATCTCCTGTGCGTCGTTCCTGCTGGCCGCGCTGCCCACGGCAGCGCAGATCGGGGTGATGGCACCGCTCCTGCTGGTCGCGATCCGGTTGGTCCAGGGCCTGTCGATGGGCGGGGAGAACCCGAGCGTCGCCGCGTACGTCACCGAGACCGCGCCGAAGCGGCTCCGTTTCCTCTACAGCGGCATCAGCTACAGCGGCATCATCCTGGGCAACATCCTGTGCTTCGGCGTGCTGACGGTGATGCTGGCCGTGCTCGGCGAGGACGGCGTGGCGGACGGCGGCTGGCGCATCGGCTTCGTGGTGGCGGGACTCATGGGCCTGCTGTCGCTGTGGGTGCGGCGCACCGCGCAGGAGTCCGAGGAGTTCACAGCGGGGACGACGGACGCCCCGTCCGCGGTGGCGGCGGCGGAGCGGCGCGCGCTGTTCCGTACCTCGGCGCGGAACATGACCGCCGTGTTCCTCACGACGCTCGGCATCACGGTCAGCTACTACTTCGGCACCACCTACCTGCCGCAGTACGCCGAACGGCTCGGTCTCAGCTCCGGCGCGGAGGGCACGGCCGCCATGCTGGTGCCGCTCACGCTGCTGATCGTCGCGATGGCCGCGTCCGGCATCCTGGCGGACCGCGTCGGATCCACCCGGACCGTGCGCACCGGGCTGGGGCTCCTGGCCTTCTGCACCGTGCCCGTCTTCCAGGCGATGGAGGCCGAGGTGCTGCCGGTGTGGGTGGCGACGGTCCTGCACCTACTCTGCCTGGCCGCGCCGTTGGCGCTGTTCAACGTCTTCTTCGCCCGGCTGTTCCCGGTGCAGATCAGGGTGGTCGCGATGGGCCTGCCGTTCACGGCCGCCGTCGGGCTGTTCGGCGGCACGTTCCCGATGGTCGCGGAGGCACTCGCCGGCGCCGGGCACATCGCGATGGTGCCGTGGCTCGCGGCGGCGGCGTGCGCCGTCTCCTTCGCAGCGACCTTCCTCATCCGCCGCCCGGCGCACGCCTGA
- a CDS encoding macrolide family glycosyltransferase, with translation MSAYHVAFMPLPEFGHVSPTLPIVEELVRRGHRVTFATTRRFEEKVTAAGARALCYESWLTSRKLPDTMDAEYMVHEPVRSIDEGIATVPVLEEGFGDDIPDVLLYDVSTFAAGRVLARKWKRPAIEMFGTLASNDTYSLTQQIGSLFADEIDPHHPALIDFFVKQGQLLKDHGLAHVTLEEFNAPADESNLVFLPRSFQPAHETFDERFAFVGPSVGSRDDEPDWEEPEPGRPVALVSRGSMQIDGQAAILRTYIEAFAGTDWHVVVAAADHVDRDELGSVPDNVRLMSWVPQLSVLRRADVFVSHGGTNSVMEAMYLGTPVVAVPYTPEQHFIAERLAELGLGAHLPQDEVTPERLRTEAERLVADESVLAGVRALQREMHAVDGPAQAADRVEAAARG, from the coding sequence ATGTCGGCGTACCACGTGGCTTTCATGCCGCTTCCCGAGTTCGGACACGTCAGCCCGACGCTCCCCATCGTCGAGGAGCTCGTACGGCGCGGGCACCGCGTGACCTTCGCGACCACCCGCAGGTTCGAGGAGAAGGTGACCGCCGCGGGAGCCCGGGCCCTGTGCTACGAGTCGTGGCTGACGTCCCGGAAGCTGCCGGACACGATGGACGCCGAGTACATGGTCCACGAGCCCGTCCGGTCGATCGACGAGGGCATCGCCACCGTCCCCGTGCTCGAGGAGGGGTTCGGCGACGACATCCCCGACGTGCTGCTGTACGACGTCAGCACGTTCGCCGCGGGCCGGGTGCTGGCTCGCAAGTGGAAGCGCCCGGCGATCGAGATGTTCGGGACCCTGGCGTCCAACGACACGTACTCGCTCACCCAGCAGATCGGGTCGCTGTTCGCCGACGAGATCGATCCGCACCATCCCGCGCTGATCGACTTCTTCGTCAAGCAGGGACAGTTGCTGAAGGACCACGGCCTGGCACACGTGACCCTGGAGGAGTTCAACGCGCCCGCCGACGAGTCGAACCTGGTGTTCCTTCCGCGTTCCTTCCAGCCCGCGCACGAGACCTTCGACGAACGGTTCGCGTTCGTCGGCCCCTCCGTGGGCAGCCGCGACGACGAGCCCGACTGGGAAGAGCCGGAGCCGGGCCGACCGGTCGCCCTGGTCAGCAGGGGCAGCATGCAGATCGACGGCCAGGCGGCGATCCTGCGCACCTACATCGAGGCGTTCGCCGGGACCGACTGGCACGTGGTGGTCGCGGCCGCCGACCATGTCGACCGGGACGAACTCGGGTCGGTGCCCGACAATGTGCGGCTGATGAGCTGGGTGCCCCAGCTGTCGGTCCTGCGCCGCGCCGACGTCTTCGTCTCCCACGGTGGGACCAACAGCGTGATGGAGGCGATGTACCTGGGCACGCCCGTGGTCGCCGTGCCCTACACGCCCGAACAGCACTTCATCGCCGAGCGGCTGGCGGAACTCGGCCTCGGGGCGCACCTGCCGCAGGACGAGGTCACGCCCGAGCGGCTGCGCACCGAGGCCGAGCGGCTCGTCGCCGACGAGAGCGTGCTCGCCGGTGTCCGTGCGCTGCAGCGGGAGATGCACGCCGTCGACGGCCCGGCCCAGGCCGCGGACCGCGTCGAAGCGGCCGCCCGCGGCTGA
- a CDS encoding lytic polysaccharide monooxygenase: MNPKRRLAAVIGAGIAPLLAVSLPAQTASAHGYVSTPPSRQAQCAAGDVECGQIKYEPQSVEGPKGLRSCSGGNQQFAELDDDGKGWRVTPVSSSTHFSWTLTARHATSTWQYFVGGQKIAEFNDGGAQPGATVTHRVDFGGISGQQKVLAVWNIADTANAFYACIDVNIGGGGDPGDPGDPDPGDCTAPAWNPTATYLGDDRVTWEGHTWRAKWWVKGEEPGTTGEWGVWEDLGPCA, translated from the coding sequence ATGAACCCGAAGCGAAGACTGGCGGCCGTGATCGGTGCGGGCATCGCACCCCTGCTCGCGGTGAGCCTCCCCGCCCAGACGGCCAGCGCGCACGGCTACGTCTCCACGCCCCCCAGCCGCCAGGCCCAGTGCGCGGCAGGCGACGTCGAGTGCGGCCAGATCAAGTACGAGCCGCAGAGCGTCGAGGGACCCAAGGGCCTGCGCAGCTGCAGCGGCGGGAACCAGCAGTTCGCCGAACTCGACGACGACGGCAAGGGCTGGCGCGTCACCCCGGTCAGCAGCTCGACGCACTTCTCGTGGACCCTGACCGCCCGCCACGCCACCAGCACCTGGCAGTACTTCGTCGGCGGGCAGAAGATCGCCGAGTTCAACGACGGCGGCGCGCAGCCCGGCGCCACCGTCACCCACCGGGTCGACTTCGGCGGAATCTCCGGGCAGCAGAAGGTCCTCGCCGTCTGGAACATCGCCGACACGGCCAACGCCTTCTACGCCTGCATCGACGTCAACATCGGTGGCGGCGGCGACCCGGGAGACCCCGGTGACCCGGACCCGGGCGACTGCACCGCGCCCGCCTGGAACCCCACGGCCACCTACCTCGGCGACGACCGCGTCACCTGGGAGGGCCACACCTGGCGCGCCAAATGGTGGGTCAAGGGCGAGGAACCCGGCACCACCGGCGAGTGGGGCGTCTGGGAGGACCTCGGACCCTGCGCCTGA
- a CDS encoding TOPRIM nucleotidyl transferase/hydrolase domain-containing protein, giving the protein MADMRAFRDAVTDWAAGGADEPAHTLAARLEVRTAVLLEGPSDLAAVETLAALRSRDLAGEGVCVIPMGGAMSVGRYAGLLGRTGLGLRLTGLCDERERGYYDRALDRARAPRDGIFVCVRDLEEELIRALGVARVEEIVEDEGDLRAWRTFVRQPAQRSESPEQQMRRFLGTKKGRKIRYGTLLVGALDGRRTPAPLDGLLASL; this is encoded by the coding sequence ATGGCGGACATGCGAGCGTTCCGGGACGCGGTTACCGACTGGGCGGCGGGCGGCGCCGACGAACCCGCACACACACTGGCCGCGCGGCTGGAGGTGCGGACCGCAGTGCTGCTGGAGGGGCCGAGCGACCTCGCGGCCGTGGAGACGCTGGCCGCGCTCCGCAGCCGCGACCTGGCGGGCGAGGGCGTGTGCGTCATCCCGATGGGCGGGGCGATGAGCGTCGGCCGCTACGCCGGCCTCCTCGGGCGTACCGGGCTGGGGCTGCGGCTGACCGGCCTGTGCGACGAGCGGGAGCGGGGCTACTACGACCGGGCTCTGGACCGGGCCCGCGCGCCGCGCGACGGGATCTTCGTGTGCGTCCGGGACCTGGAGGAGGAACTGATCCGCGCGCTGGGCGTGGCGAGGGTCGAGGAGATCGTGGAGGACGAGGGCGACCTGCGGGCCTGGCGGACCTTCGTCCGCCAGCCCGCCCAGCGCAGCGAGTCGCCCGAGCAGCAGATGCGGCGCTTCCTGGGCACGAAGAAGGGCCGCAAGATCCGCTACGGCACGCTCCTGGTCGGAGCCCTCGACGGCCGCCGGACTCCCGCGCCCCTCGACGGCCTCCTGGCGAGTCTGTGA